The genomic interval CCGGGGTGATGCGGTTGATGAAGGATCCCCCGAGCTGCTCGGCCGTGGTGAGCCCGAGCGACAGGCGCTGGACGAACCCACCCATCAGGTTCAGCGCGGCGCCGAGATAGGTCAGGGCGGAGGCCACGAGGGCCAGGACCGCCCAGCTCCAGTCCATCCGGGCGAGGACGGCCGGCAGGTCCTTGATCTCGGTGACCTGGTGGATGAGGAGGTAGGCCGCCACGGCGGTGGCCACCAGGGTCAGGACATGCCGGGGCTGCACCCGCTCCAGGTGCTGGAGCTGGACCTTCTCGACACCCACGGCGTCGGCCGCGGTCTGCTGCAGCTGCTTGTCCAGCCCCTTGTGCGCCTTCATGGCCTTCCGGGTCGCGGTCGAGAGGGCGTCCGGCTGCAGGCGGGGCAGCGCCGCCTGGATCTGCTCGGGCCGCAGCTCCGCGACCGCGGCGTCGACGGTCCGCTTGGGGCCGACCGCCACCGCCATCGAGCACAGCAGCTCGGCCACGTCACCGGCGAGCTGCTGCGGCAGCGCCGCCACGGTGCCGAACCCGAAGTCGATCAGCCAGGGCTGGCCACGGTCGTCGAGGAAGAGGTTGGCCAAGCGCAGGTCGCGGTGGGCGATCCCGGCCCGGTGCAGCTCGGCGACCAGGCGCCAGATCCCCCGGAGGATCTCGTCGTCGAGCCGCTCGACCGGCACGCCGTCCAGCGAGCTCCCCTCGATGCGGACGAACGCCAAGGCCAGCCGGTCCGCGTCGACCTCGGAGACACCGAGCAGCCGGGGGGTGCGGATGCCGTCGTCGGCCGCCAGCGCCGACACCAGCGCCTCGTGCTCGATCGACTGCTTCAGGGAGGACGCGATCGCCTCGTCGCCCAGACCGCGGAAGCGCAACCAGCGGTAGAAACGGAACAGCAGGTCGCTGCTACGCTCCTCGCGGCCCAGGACCTTGACGAAGACGCCGTCTCCGCCGGCCATGGTCCCGAAGAACGGCCGCGATCCCCGGGCGTCGACCGCGGCCGGGTGGACCTTTGTGACGTCGATGCTGGTGCGGCGCAGGGCCGCCGCCACCTGATCCGGCTCCAGTGGCCGCATGGGACGTCCCAACGCCAGCAGCACCGACGAGGCGGCGATGAACCCGCAGGCGATCGCGGCCACCAGGTCCCGTGGCAGGTCGCTGCCGGCCAGGATCACGTGCAGCGTGGTGAGGGCGATGGTCCAGACCACCAACCGCCGGTA from Actinomycetota bacterium carries:
- a CDS encoding flippase-like domain-containing protein; translation: MATEATSDAGTSPGAAPDRRVDGGRQYEFARSSRDLLRLVGGLILLLLGLVLATVFSDALLGFETDLVRVVRGLPEGLAVIVFGTIRVLSLLAALGLVAWLAWRRQWKLLGRLLLASVVALVLLAGVDRLISEAPAPSPAAIPPAAWVTDISLRLGSGNVAVAVAIYMVARPLMTVPYRRLVVWTIALTTLHVILAGSDLPRDLVAAIACGFIAASSVLLALGRPMRPLEPDQVAAALRRTSIDVTKVHPAAVDARGSRPFFGTMAGGDGVFVKVLGREERSSDLLFRFYRWLRFRGLGDEAIASSLKQSIEHEALVSALAADDGIRTPRLLGVSEVDADRLALAFVRIEGSSLDGVPVERLDDEILRGIWRLVAELHRAGIAHRDLRLANLFLDDRGQPWLIDFGFGTVAALPQQLAGDVAELLCSMAVAVGPKRTVDAAVAELRPEQIQAALPRLQPDALSTATRKAMKAHKGLDKQLQQTAADAVGVEKVQLQHLERVQPRHVLTLVATAVAAYLLIHQVTEIKDLPAVLARMDWSWAVLALVASALTYLGAALNLMGGFVQRLSLGLTTAEQLGGSFINRITPVKVGGMAVNIRYLQKQGLDSATTIGGVGVSMLAAGAMHISLTAVFLVWAGSKANVVDLPSSTTILLVLVIAAAIIGLAVVIRPARRLIRGVVVPQVEKAVLELREALRDPARLSLSFVGALLMDLAYIVALFASVRAFGYPVSVAVAGAVYLAGTAVASAAPTPGGVGAVEAALIAGLTATGVPNELAVPAVLIYRVATFWLPVLPGWLAFTLLTRRDVI